The following proteins come from a genomic window of Mariniflexile sp. TRM1-10:
- a CDS encoding RecQ family ATP-dependent DNA helicase translates to MLIAKSDLHSALKKYFGFGKFKGLQEGVVESILSGNNTFVIMPTGGGKSLCYQLPALMQEGTAIVVSPLIALMKNQVDAIRGVSNEEGIAHVLNSSLNKTEIKRVKEDIVNGITKLLYVAPESLTKEENVEFLRSVKVSFMAIDEAHCISEWGHDFRPEYRNLKHIIGRIGDNIPIIGLTATATPKVQEDIIKNLGISGAKTFKASFNRPNLYYEVRPKTKNVDADIIRFIKQNQGKSGIVYCLSRKRVEELAQVLQVNGIKAVPYHAGLDAKSRSNYQDNFLMEDVDVVVATIAFGMGIDKPDVRFVIHHDIPKSIESYYQETGRAGRDGGEGHCLAYYAYKDIEKLEKFMSGKPVAEQEIGQALLQEVVAFAETSISRRKFILHYFGEEFDNETGEGGDMDDNVRHPKKKHEAKDDVKLLLETIDKTNEKYKSKDLVHVITGKENALINSHKTNEQAFFGKGKDKDKKYWMALLRQVLVSGLLKKDIETYGVIKLAKAGRDFIKKPESFMMTEDHIFDGEQEDGTIVTAAKGEGAVADELLMNLLKDLRKKNAKKLGVPPFVIFQDPSLEDMALKYPITMAELANVHGVGDGKAKKYGKDFIELIAQYVEEHDIIRPDDLVVKSTGSNSANKLYIIQNIDRKLPLDDIASSKGMSMEDFIKEMEAIVYSGTKLNINYWIDEILDEDQQDEIHDYFMESKTDSIDVAIKEFDGDYDEDELRLYRIKFISEVAN, encoded by the coding sequence ATGTTAATAGCAAAAAGTGACTTGCATTCAGCACTAAAAAAGTATTTTGGGTTTGGCAAATTCAAAGGACTCCAAGAAGGTGTTGTAGAAAGTATTTTATCAGGAAATAACACATTCGTTATCATGCCAACGGGCGGTGGTAAATCGCTTTGTTATCAACTGCCAGCATTAATGCAAGAAGGAACGGCCATTGTAGTGTCTCCTTTAATAGCTTTAATGAAAAATCAAGTAGATGCCATTAGAGGTGTTTCCAATGAAGAAGGGATTGCACATGTTTTAAATTCCTCGCTAAATAAAACAGAAATAAAACGAGTTAAGGAAGATATTGTTAATGGTATTACGAAACTTCTTTATGTGGCACCGGAATCGCTCACTAAGGAAGAGAATGTAGAGTTTTTACGTTCGGTGAAAGTGTCTTTTATGGCTATTGACGAAGCACATTGTATTAGTGAATGGGGACATGATTTTAGACCGGAATACAGAAATTTAAAACATATTATTGGTCGTATTGGCGATAACATTCCCATTATAGGTTTAACTGCTACGGCAACGCCTAAAGTGCAGGAAGATATTATTAAAAACTTAGGAATTAGTGGGGCTAAAACATTTAAAGCCTCGTTTAATAGACCTAATTTATATTATGAAGTACGTCCTAAAACCAAGAATGTAGATGCCGACATCATCCGTTTTATAAAGCAAAACCAAGGAAAGTCCGGTATTGTTTACTGTTTAAGCAGAAAACGAGTTGAAGAACTTGCACAGGTTTTGCAGGTTAATGGTATTAAAGCAGTCCCTTATCATGCGGGATTAGATGCTAAGTCAAGATCAAACTACCAAGACAACTTTTTAATGGAAGATGTTGATGTGGTGGTAGCTACAATAGCCTTTGGTATGGGCATCGACAAACCTGATGTGCGTTTTGTAATTCATCACGATATTCCGAAAAGTATAGAAAGCTATTACCAAGAAACCGGTAGGGCAGGGCGCGATGGTGGTGAAGGACATTGTTTGGCATATTATGCCTATAAAGACATCGAGAAACTTGAAAAATTCATGTCTGGTAAACCCGTTGCAGAACAGGAAATCGGGCAGGCCTTATTGCAGGAAGTGGTAGCATTCGCCGAAACATCTATTTCCCGTAGAAAGTTTATTTTACATTATTTTGGTGAAGAGTTTGATAACGAAACAGGTGAAGGTGGCGATATGGATGATAACGTTAGACACCCCAAAAAGAAACACGAAGCGAAAGATGATGTTAAGTTACTTCTTGAAACTATTGATAAAACTAACGAAAAGTACAAGTCTAAAGACCTAGTACATGTTATTACGGGTAAAGAAAATGCCTTAATTAATTCGCATAAAACCAACGAGCAAGCTTTCTTTGGGAAAGGGAAAGATAAAGATAAAAAGTATTGGATGGCCTTATTAAGGCAAGTACTGGTGTCTGGGTTGCTTAAAAAAGATATTGAAACGTATGGTGTGATCAAATTAGCTAAAGCTGGTAGAGATTTTATAAAAAAACCAGAATCTTTTATGATGACCGAAGACCACATTTTTGATGGAGAGCAAGAAGACGGTACTATTGTTACAGCAGCTAAAGGAGAAGGCGCTGTAGCCGATGAGTTGTTAATGAATTTATTGAAAGATTTACGTAAAAAGAATGCTAAAAAATTAGGAGTGCCTCCTTTTGTTATTTTTCAAGACCCATCGCTAGAAGATATGGCGTTAAAATATCCCATTACTATGGCAGAACTTGCTAACGTGCATGGTGTTGGTGATGGAAAAGCAAAAAAATATGGTAAAGATTTTATAGAACTTATAGCACAATATGTTGAAGAACACGATATTATTCGTCCAGATGATTTAGTTGTTAAATCTACGGGAAGTAATTCAGCCAATAAACTTTATATTATTCAAAACATAGATAGAAAGTTGCCATTAGATGATATTGCTTCATCAAAAGGCATGTCTATGGAAGATTTTATCAAGGAAATGGAAGCCATAGTCTATTCTGGTACCAAACTAAATATAAACTATTGGATTGATGAGATTTTAGATGAAGACCAACAAGATGAAATTCATGATTACTTTATGGAATCTAAAACGGATAGCATAGATGTCGCTATTAAGGAATTTGATGGTGATTATGATGAAGATGAACTTCGTTTGTATAGAATTAAGTTTATTAGTGAAGTAGCTAATTGA
- the nusB gene encoding transcription antitermination factor NusB, with amino-acid sequence MLNRRHIRVKVMQTMYAFKGGESDDFSKDQKFLLFSIDNMYNLYLLLLSLLLEVQKRAENDLEKKQKKHLATKEDKDPNRKFVNNQLLELLAADFQLKNQLEIHNITNWQLDGEYVDVIFKAITSSNLYKEYMTTKVSDFKEDKDFIVDVFKDIIAPNDKLYDYLEDKNLTWLDDLPTVNTTILKLLRKAKSTSAGGYFTPKLYKDADDKQYAIDLFRKTLLNRTALNKEIEQKTQNWDSDRIANVDYVLLQLAICELKNFPSIPVKVTINEYLEIAKEYSTPKSSIFINGILDKLVKEYEEAGTLKKVGRGLL; translated from the coding sequence ATGCTAAACAGAAGACATATCCGTGTAAAAGTAATGCAAACCATGTATGCCTTTAAAGGTGGAGAAAGTGACGATTTTAGTAAAGATCAAAAGTTTTTACTGTTTAGTATAGACAATATGTACAACTTGTACCTATTGCTTCTTTCTTTGTTATTGGAGGTTCAAAAAAGAGCTGAAAACGATTTAGAAAAAAAACAAAAAAAGCATTTAGCTACCAAAGAAGATAAAGATCCCAACAGAAAGTTTGTAAACAACCAGCTTCTTGAACTTTTGGCAGCGGATTTTCAGTTAAAAAACCAGTTAGAGATACACAACATAACGAATTGGCAACTCGATGGTGAATATGTGGATGTTATTTTCAAAGCCATTACCTCTAGCAATTTGTATAAGGAATACATGACAACCAAAGTGTCCGATTTTAAAGAGGACAAAGATTTCATTGTAGATGTATTTAAAGACATTATAGCTCCAAACGATAAGCTTTACGACTATTTAGAAGATAAAAATTTAACTTGGTTAGATGATTTGCCAACAGTAAATACCACTATTTTAAAGTTATTACGAAAAGCAAAAAGCACATCGGCCGGAGGGTATTTTACACCAAAGCTTTATAAAGATGCAGACGATAAGCAGTATGCCATCGATTTATTTAGAAAAACACTTTTAAATAGAACGGCATTAAATAAAGAAATTGAGCAGAAAACACAAAATTGGGATTCAGACCGTATTGCCAATGTAGATTATGTATTGCTTCAATTGGCAATTTGCGAATTAAAAAACTTTCCGTCCATTCCCGTAAAAGTCACTATAAATGAATATTTGGAAATAGCCAAAGAATATTCTACCCCAAAAAGCAGCATTTTTATAAATGGTATTTTAGATAAATTGGTAAAAGAGTATGAAGAGGCTGGAACCCTAAAAAAAGTAGGTCGCGGATTGCTGTAA
- the yajC gene encoding preprotein translocase subunit YajC, with the protein MEGIGQFLPFILMFVVVYFFMIAPQMKRAKKEKKFNAELKKGDKVITKSGLHGKILELNDKDQTCIIETMSGKVKFERSAISMELSAKASAQA; encoded by the coding sequence ATGGAAGGAATCGGTCAATTTTTACCGTTTATACTAATGTTTGTGGTTGTGTATTTCTTTATGATTGCACCACAAATGAAACGCGCTAAAAAAGAAAAGAAATTCAATGCTGAATTAAAAAAAGGCGATAAAGTTATTACCAAAAGCGGGTTGCATGGTAAAATTTTAGAACTTAACGATAAAGACCAAACATGTATTATAGAAACCATGTCTGGAAAAGTTAAGTTTGAACGTTCTGCAATTTCTATGGAGTTAAGCGCTAAAGCTAGCGCACAAGCATAA
- a CDS encoding PUR family DNA/RNA-binding protein, whose translation MNNNDMMEKEEIFSKVLRAGRRTYFFDVRSTKADDYYLTITESKKFTNDDGSFHYKKHKIYIYKEDFSEFKDILAEMTDYIIDEKGDEVISERHQKDFKKEYDTEETPSENGELHKSTESFTDLSFDDI comes from the coding sequence ATGAACAATAATGACATGATGGAGAAAGAGGAGATTTTTTCTAAAGTATTAAGAGCAGGAAGACGCACATATTTTTTTGACGTAAGATCTACAAAAGCAGACGATTATTATCTAACTATTACCGAAAGTAAAAAATTCACCAATGATGATGGTTCGTTTCATTACAAGAAGCATAAAATTTATATCTACAAAGAAGACTTTAGTGAGTTTAAAGATATTTTAGCTGAAATGACCGATTATATTATTGATGAAAAAGGTGATGAAGTTATTAGTGAGCGTCATCAAAAAGACTTCAAAAAAGAATATGATACTGAAGAAACTCCTAGTGAAAACGGGGAATTACACAAATCGACCGAAAGTTTCACTGATTTAAGTTTTGATGATATTTAA
- a CDS encoding DUF1573 domain-containing protein, with the protein MKKIILGLSALSLMVFTSCKEDASKKVDDANVTAAALRDANASKFPVLEFNETEHDFGEIEKGKSVETVFSYKNTGNAPLVITDIKSSCGCTVPEDWSKEPLAPGKTGKFTVKYNGSGANKITKTITVTANTEKGSEVVKISAFVKDPNAITTN; encoded by the coding sequence ATGAAAAAAATAATATTAGGATTAAGTGCCCTTAGTTTAATGGTTTTTACTTCTTGTAAAGAGGATGCTTCTAAAAAAGTAGATGATGCCAATGTAACGGCGGCAGCCCTTAGGGATGCTAACGCCTCTAAATTTCCTGTACTTGAATTTAATGAAACTGAACACGATTTTGGTGAAATAGAAAAAGGTAAATCAGTTGAAACGGTTTTCTCTTATAAAAACACAGGAAATGCACCTCTTGTTATAACAGATATTAAAAGTTCTTGTGGCTGTACGGTGCCAGAAGATTGGAGTAAAGAACCTTTAGCACCAGGAAAAACAGGTAAATTTACCGTGAAGTACAACGGAAGTGGTGCCAACAAAATAACAAAAACCATAACGGTAACCGCCAATACCGAAAAAGGGTCTGAGGTTGTTAAAATTTCAGCATTCGTAAAAGATCCTAATGCTATAACAACTAATTAA
- a CDS encoding ABC transporter ATP-binding protein: MKELQHLNKYFLKYKKQLLIGTVITIIARIFLLYTPRYVREIFVVIEKYLKGGVSEQVVKAELTEVIIYIIGAALIAAILTFFMRQYIINVSRYIEFDLKNEIYNQYQKLSLNFYKKNRTGDLMNRISEDVGNVRMYAGPAIMYSINTVTLFIIALIYMFNEAPKLALYTVLPLPILSIVIYKLSKEIHHRSTIVQQFLSKLSTFTQESFSGISVIKAYGIEPQTATNFKSLATESKEKQINLAKVQAWFFPMMILLIGTSNLLVIYVGGMQYINGEIESLGTIAEFIIYVNMLTWPVATVGWVTSIVQQAEASQKRINEFLKLEPEIKNTVEEHTIINGDIVFNNVTFTYDDTNIQALNGISFHIKEGETLAILGKTGSGKSTILDLIGRLYDIDGGSILINGIPIKNHNLTDLRKSIGYVPQDAFLFSDTIKNNIKFGNQYATDEEVIEAAKNAQVHKNIIKFNNGYDTILGERGITLSGGQKQRVSIARAIIKLPEILLFDDCLSAVDTETEEKILKNLTRITKGKTSIIVGHRVSSAKNAHKIIVLDNGKIVQEGTHETLINVEGYYQHLYLKQSSEASSNKD, encoded by the coding sequence ATGAAAGAATTACAGCACTTAAACAAATATTTTTTAAAATACAAAAAGCAGCTTTTAATTGGTACTGTAATCACTATAATAGCCAGAATATTTTTGCTATATACACCACGTTATGTTCGGGAAATTTTTGTTGTTATTGAAAAATATTTAAAAGGCGGGGTTTCTGAACAGGTTGTAAAAGCAGAATTAACCGAAGTTATCATCTACATTATTGGTGCCGCATTAATTGCTGCCATACTTACGTTTTTTATGCGTCAATACATCATTAATGTTTCCCGTTACATAGAATTCGATTTAAAAAATGAAATCTACAACCAATACCAAAAACTTTCTTTAAATTTTTATAAAAAGAACAGAACGGGCGATTTAATGAACCGCATTAGCGAAGATGTTGGTAATGTACGTATGTATGCAGGACCTGCCATTATGTATAGCATTAATACCGTCACCCTTTTTATAATTGCACTTATTTACATGTTTAATGAAGCCCCCAAACTGGCTTTATATACGGTGTTACCCCTACCCATATTATCAATTGTTATATATAAATTAAGTAAAGAAATACATCATAGAAGTACCATTGTGCAACAGTTTCTATCTAAACTATCTACTTTCACACAAGAATCATTTAGTGGTATTTCGGTTATTAAAGCCTACGGAATTGAACCACAAACGGCTACCAATTTCAAATCGTTAGCTACTGAAAGTAAAGAAAAACAAATAAACCTCGCTAAAGTACAAGCATGGTTTTTCCCTATGATGATTTTACTTATTGGCACCAGTAACTTACTGGTTATTTATGTGGGTGGCATGCAATACATTAATGGTGAAATTGAAAGTTTAGGAACCATTGCCGAATTTATTATTTATGTAAATATGCTTACATGGCCCGTGGCAACAGTGGGTTGGGTAACCTCTATTGTGCAACAAGCCGAGGCTTCCCAAAAACGCATTAACGAGTTTTTAAAACTGGAACCCGAAATAAAAAACACGGTAGAGGAACATACCATAATCAATGGAGACATTGTTTTTAATAACGTAACCTTTACATACGACGATACCAATATTCAAGCGTTAAACGGCATAAGTTTCCATATAAAAGAAGGCGAAACCTTAGCTATTTTAGGAAAAACAGGTTCTGGGAAATCGACTATTTTAGATTTAATTGGCCGTCTTTATGATATTGATGGCGGTTCTATTTTAATAAATGGCATTCCTATTAAAAATCATAATCTAACCGATTTACGAAAAAGCATTGGCTATGTGCCCCAAGATGCCTTTTTGTTTTCAGATACCATTAAAAACAATATTAAGTTTGGGAATCAGTATGCTACGGATGAAGAGGTTATTGAAGCCGCCAAAAATGCCCAAGTACACAAAAACATCATTAAATTCAATAATGGATACGATACTATTTTAGGTGAACGTGGTATTACGCTTTCGGGTGGGCAAAAACAACGTGTGTCTATTGCACGTGCTATTATAAAGCTGCCGGAAATTTTATTGTTCGACGATTGTTTATCGGCTGTCGATACCGAAACCGAAGAAAAAATATTAAAAAATTTAACCAGAATAACTAAAGGCAAAACATCTATTATTGTGGGTCATAGGGTATCTTCTGCAAAAAATGCCCATAAAATTATAGTGTTGGATAATGGTAAAATAGTTCAAGAAGGCACACACGAAACACTTATAAATGTAGAAGGGTACTACCAACACCTATACTTAAAGCAATCAAGTGAAGCTTCTTCAAATAAAGACTAA
- a CDS encoding tRNA-binding protein, producing MNRTITFEDFSKIDLRVGTIIEVNDFPEAHHPAYQLTIDFGDLGIKKSSAQITTRYKKEDLLERQIVAVINFPKKQIAKFMSECLVLGAVNGKDVILLNPENKVKNGHVVS from the coding sequence ATGAATAGGACTATAACTTTTGAGGATTTTTCTAAAATAGACTTGCGGGTAGGAACCATTATTGAAGTAAATGATTTTCCTGAAGCACACCATCCTGCCTACCAATTAACAATTGATTTTGGCGATTTGGGAATTAAAAAGTCGTCAGCACAAATTACTACACGATATAAAAAGGAAGATTTACTAGAAAGACAAATTGTGGCCGTTATAAACTTTCCTAAAAAACAGATAGCTAAGTTTATGAGTGAATGTTTGGTTTTAGGAGCGGTTAACGGTAAAGATGTTATTTTATTAAACCCAGAAAACAAAGTAAAAAACGGTCATGTTGTGAGCTAA
- a CDS encoding thioredoxin family protein, producing MANTPSNMLPLGTTAPYFELPDTISDTLIDLETVKGKNGTVIMFICNHCPFVIHVCDEIIAIAKAYLKKGIGFAAISSNDAIKYPQDGPDKMKIHAKSEKFPFPYLYDGSQDIAKAYEAACTPDFYVFNKDLKLVYRGQLDDSRPGNGKPVTGSDLRHALDCLIEDKENSNPQKPSIGCNIKWKIPE from the coding sequence ATGGCAAATACACCTTCAAATATGTTACCCTTGGGTACTACGGCACCTTACTTTGAATTACCTGATACTATTAGCGATACACTTATAGATTTGGAAACGGTTAAAGGCAAAAATGGCACAGTTATTATGTTTATCTGCAACCACTGCCCTTTTGTAATTCATGTATGTGATGAAATAATAGCTATTGCAAAGGCCTATTTAAAAAAAGGGATTGGTTTTGCAGCGATTTCTAGTAACGATGCTATCAAATACCCGCAAGATGGTCCTGATAAAATGAAAATTCACGCTAAAAGTGAAAAATTCCCATTCCCTTATTTATATGATGGAAGTCAAGATATTGCCAAAGCTTATGAAGCTGCCTGTACACCCGATTTTTATGTGTTTAATAAAGATTTAAAGTTAGTTTACCGAGGGCAGTTGGACGATTCAAGACCTGGGAATGGCAAACCTGTTACAGGAAGTGATTTACGGCATGCATTGGATTGTTTGATAGAAGACAAAGAAAACAGCAACCCACAAAAACCTAGTATAGGTTGCAATATAAAATGGAAAATCCCAGAATAG
- a CDS encoding GNAT family N-acetyltransferase produces the protein MIRPVTVADAQQLVAIYNYYVIHSIVTLDLVPFSAQDFEEKISTISSQFPFIVYEENDEILGYAYANTFRTKPAYNKTVELTIYLKHNTLGKQIGKKMYSELIQQLKEENYHVLIGGLTLPNDASVKLHEGFGFEKVAHFKEVGYKFDKWHDVGFWQLTTN, from the coding sequence ATGATAAGACCAGTAACTGTTGCAGATGCCCAACAACTTGTAGCGATCTATAATTATTATGTTATTCATTCTATCGTAACGCTAGATTTGGTTCCTTTTTCGGCTCAGGATTTTGAAGAGAAAATAAGCACCATTTCCAGTCAATTTCCCTTTATAGTTTACGAAGAAAATGATGAGATATTAGGTTATGCCTATGCCAATACGTTTCGAACAAAACCTGCCTATAATAAGACAGTAGAGCTAACCATTTACTTGAAGCATAATACATTGGGGAAACAAATTGGGAAAAAAATGTATTCAGAATTAATTCAACAGCTAAAAGAAGAAAATTACCATGTACTTATTGGCGGTTTAACATTGCCTAATGATGCCAGTGTAAAACTTCATGAGGGTTTTGGATTTGAAAAAGTAGCGCATTTTAAGGAAGTTGGCTATAAATTCGATAAGTGGCACGACGTAGGTTTTTGGCAACTAACCACCAACTAA
- a CDS encoding YfiT family bacillithiol transferase — translation MIKQELEKLKYPIGKFDCPTNIYPQQIEGWISILEHFPNRLEHLVKNLSDDQLDTPYRPEGWTVRQVIHHLSDSHHHSYARFKWTLTEDTPVIKAYYEDRWAELFDTKSAPIDMSLLHLKAIHAKLVYLLKGLSDNDLNKHFIHPETQSEVVLKKNIGMYAWHSNHHYAHIENLMKRNNWI, via the coding sequence ATGATAAAACAAGAATTAGAAAAACTTAAATACCCTATTGGGAAGTTTGATTGCCCAACTAATATTTATCCGCAACAAATTGAGGGTTGGATTTCCATTTTAGAACATTTTCCAAACCGATTAGAACATCTTGTTAAGAATTTATCTGATGACCAATTAGATACGCCCTATAGACCAGAAGGTTGGACGGTTAGGCAAGTTATTCATCATTTGTCCGATAGCCATCACCATAGCTATGCACGATTTAAATGGACTTTAACAGAGGATACACCAGTTATTAAAGCCTATTATGAAGATAGGTGGGCAGAATTATTTGATACTAAATCGGCACCAATTGATATGTCCTTACTTCACTTAAAAGCCATTCATGCGAAGCTCGTTTATTTATTAAAAGGGTTATCTGATAATGATTTAAACAAGCATTTTATTCACCCAGAAACACAAAGTGAAGTGGTCTTAAAAAAGAATATAGGTATGTATGCATGGCATAGCAACCATCATTATGCACACATCGAAAATTTGATGAAACGTAATAACTGGATTTAG
- a CDS encoding KpsF/GutQ family sugar-phosphate isomerase, which produces MESKAIFNLSNLVNDDFADAVNLIYNSKGRVIITGIGKSAIIASKIVATLNSTGTPAVFMHAADAIHGDLGLILEDDVVICISKSGNTPEIKVLIPLIKRAKNKIIAITGNLESFLGQHADYILNAYVEKEVCPNNLAPTTSTTAQLVIGDALAVCLLDLRGFSSTDFAKYHPGGALGKKLYLRVQDISSVNQKPKVTASTSIKNVIIEITEKMLGVTAVVENDKITGIITDGDLRRMLTKVDDFSKLTAKDIMSPNPKRISSGAMAIDALEIMETHGISQLLVEENGNYAGIVHLHDLIKEGII; this is translated from the coding sequence ATGGAAAGTAAAGCCATTTTTAACCTGTCAAATTTAGTAAATGATGATTTTGCCGATGCCGTAAACCTTATTTACAATTCTAAGGGGCGTGTTATCATTACAGGCATTGGTAAAAGTGCTATTATAGCAAGTAAAATTGTTGCTACTTTAAATTCAACCGGAACCCCTGCAGTTTTTATGCACGCCGCCGATGCTATTCATGGTGATTTAGGACTTATTCTTGAAGATGATGTGGTCATTTGTATCTCAAAAAGCGGTAACACCCCAGAAATAAAAGTGCTTATCCCACTTATTAAAAGAGCTAAAAACAAAATAATTGCTATTACAGGCAACTTAGAATCGTTTTTGGGACAACATGCCGATTATATATTAAATGCTTACGTCGAAAAAGAAGTTTGCCCCAATAATCTGGCGCCTACAACAAGTACCACAGCACAATTGGTTATTGGCGATGCGCTTGCCGTTTGCTTATTGGATTTACGGGGTTTTTCCAGTACCGACTTTGCCAAATACCACCCTGGAGGTGCTTTAGGGAAAAAATTGTACTTGCGTGTTCAAGATATATCCTCAGTTAACCAAAAACCAAAGGTCACTGCTTCAACAAGTATAAAAAACGTTATTATTGAAATCACGGAAAAAATGTTAGGAGTTACAGCTGTTGTTGAAAATGATAAAATTACAGGCATTATAACAGACGGCGATTTACGTAGAATGCTAACAAAGGTTGACGATTTCTCCAAACTAACCGCCAAAGATATCATGAGTCCCAATCCTAAGCGCATTAGTTCAGGTGCTATGGCGATTGATGCGTTGGAAATTATGGAAACGCATGGTATTTCCCAACTTTTGGTTGAAGAAAACGGTAATTATGCAGGCATTGTTCACTTACACGATTTAATTAAAGAAGGCATTATATAA
- a CDS encoding peptidylprolyl isomerase, protein MQDGLYAKFNTTKGGILVTLEFKKTPGTVGNFVALAEGNLENKVKPQGTPYYDGLKFHRVIPDFMIQGGCPQGSGSGDPGYKFDDEFHPDLKHDGPGVLSMANAGPGTNGSQFFITHVETPWLDNNHTVFGKVVEGQNVVDAIAQGDKIETLEIIRVGAEAEAFNAVEAFRTFEGSREKRLAEAKREAEAELDKLASGFNKTESGLRYQIIQKGTGTKAEKGKHVSVHYKGQLADGTVFDSSYKRNQPIDFPVGIGHVISGWDEGIQLLNVGDKARFVIPSHLGYGNRGAGGLIPPDATLIFDVELMSVK, encoded by the coding sequence ATGCAAGACGGATTATACGCAAAATTCAATACAACTAAAGGGGGGATCCTTGTTACTTTGGAATTCAAAAAAACACCAGGGACAGTTGGTAACTTCGTAGCTTTGGCCGAAGGAAACTTAGAAAACAAAGTAAAACCTCAAGGAACACCTTATTATGATGGTCTAAAATTTCATAGAGTTATTCCAGATTTTATGATTCAAGGTGGTTGCCCACAAGGTTCAGGTTCAGGTGATCCAGGCTATAAATTTGATGACGAGTTTCATCCGGATTTAAAGCACGATGGACCAGGGGTTTTGTCTATGGCAAATGCAGGACCTGGCACCAACGGTAGTCAGTTTTTCATTACACATGTTGAAACACCTTGGTTAGATAACAATCATACCGTTTTTGGTAAAGTGGTTGAAGGTCAAAATGTGGTTGACGCTATCGCTCAAGGTGATAAAATTGAAACTTTAGAAATTATAAGAGTTGGTGCAGAAGCAGAAGCTTTTAATGCCGTTGAAGCTTTTAGAACTTTTGAAGGTTCAAGAGAAAAAAGATTAGCAGAAGCAAAAAGAGAAGCCGAAGCCGAATTAGATAAATTAGCCTCAGGATTTAACAAAACCGAAAGCGGATTACGTTATCAAATTATTCAAAAAGGAACAGGGACAAAAGCCGAAAAAGGTAAGCATGTCTCCGTACACTATAAAGGACAATTAGCAGATGGAACTGTTTTTGATTCATCATACAAACGCAACCAACCCATCGATTTTCCGGTAGGAATTGGTCATGTAATCTCAGGTTGGGATGAAGGCATTCAATTATTAAACGTAGGTGATAAAGCACGTTTTGTAATTCCTAGCCATTTAGGATATGGAAATAGAGGTGCAGGAGGGCTTATTCCACCAGATGCAACCTTAATTTTTGATGTAGAATTGATGAGTGTTAAATAA